Sequence from the Candidatus Cybelea sp. genome:
AGCAACTGAGGAAGGCGGCGTGCCGCACGACACGCCGCCTTCGCGTTTCGGCAGTTCTGGAAGCTATGCAGGCACTGCAAGGTCGAAGCGATCGAGATCCATCACCTTTTCCCACGCGGCGACAAAGTCGCGCACGAAGTGATCGCCCTCGACGGCATAGACCTCGGCGAGTGCGCGCAACTGCGAGTTGGATCCGAAGATGAGGTCGCAATTGGTGGCCGTCCATTTGACCTCGCCGGTGCGCCGGTCTTTACCCTCGTAGACGTAGGTGCTGCCGGCGGGCTGCCACCTTGTCCCCAAATCCAGCAGGTTCACGAAGAAGTCGTTCGTCAGTGTGCCCTCGCGATTCGTGAAGACGCCGTGCTTCGACGCGCCGGTGTTTGCGCCGAGAACGCGCAGACCGCCGAGCAATACCGTCATCTCGGGGGCCGTCAACGTGAGCAGGTTGGCGCGATCGAGAAGCCGCTGTTCGGGCGAACGCGAGTGCGAGCTGCCCAGGTAGTTGCGAAATCCGTCCGCCGCCGGTTCGAGAACCGCGAAGGATTCGGTGTCGGTATTTTCCTGCGTTGCATCCGTGCGGCCCGGCGCAAACGTCACCTTCACGTCTTCCCCCGCGCTCTTGGCGGCCCGTTCGATCGCGGCGCAGCCGCCGAGAACGATCGTGTCGGCGAGCGAGACCTTCTTGCCGCCGGATAACGACGCGTTGAAGTCTGCTTGCACCTTTTCGAGCGTCTGCAGCACCTTCGCCAGCTCGGCCGGCTGATTGACGCCCCAGTCCTTCTGCGGTGTGAGACGAACGCGCGCGCCGTTAGCGCCGCCGCGCTTATCCGTGCCGCGGAATGTCGAGGCCGACGCCCAGGCGGTCGCAACCAGTTGCGCCACCGTCAGCCCCGAGTTAAGGATCCGGCTCTTCAACGCGGCGATCTCCTGCTCGTCGATCGGCGTGCGATCGGCTGCGGGAACCGGATCTTGCCAGATCTGCGGTTCGGCGGGCACCTCCGGCCCGAGATAGCGCGAAATGGGCCCCATGTCGCGGTGCGTCAGCTTGTACCACGCCTTGGCAAAGGCGTCGGCAAACTCTTGGGGATTTTCGTGGAAACGCTTTGAGATCGGCCCGTAAACGGGGTCGACCTTGAGCGAAAGGTCCGTCGTGAACATGATCGGGGCGTGCCGCTTCGACGAATCGTGCGCGCCTGGAACCGTGTCAGCGCCGGCGCCGTCCTTCGGCGTCCACTGATAACCGCCGGCGGGACTCTTCGTAAGTTCCCATTCGTAGTTGAAGAGATTGTTGAAGTATTCGTTATTCCAACGCGTCGGCGTCGCAGTCCACGCGCCTTCGAGCCCGCTCGTGATCGCGTCGTCGCCGGAACCGCTGCCGAACGAGTTGCGCCAGCCGAGATTCTGCTCTTCGATGCCGGCACCGGCGGGCCCAAAACCAACGTACTGTCCCGGATCGGCCGCGCCGTGCGCTTTGCCGAACGTATGGCCGCCGGCGATCAGGGCGACCGTCTCGACATCGTTCATCGCCATCCGGCCGAAGGTTTCGCGAATGTCGACCGCCGCGGCAAGCGGATCGGGCTCGCCGTTGGGGCCTTCCGGGTTCACGTAGATCAGGCCCATCTGCACGGCGGCGAGCGGCTTCTCGAGCTCGCGTTCGCCGCTGTAGCGCTTATCGGCGAGCCACGTATCTTCCGGCCCCCAGTAAATGTTTTCGTCGGGTTCCCATGCATCGACGCGCCCGCCGCCAAATCCGAACGTGCCGAATCCCATCGACTCGAGAGCGCAGTTGCCGGCAAGCACCATGAGATCGGCCCACGAGATCTTCCGCCCATATTTCTGCTTGAGCGGCCAGAGCAACAGGCGCGCCTTATCGAGGTTCGCATTGTCCGGCCAGCTGTTGAGCGGCGCGAAGCGCTGCTCTCCCGAACCGGCGCCGCCGCGCCCGTCGCCGATGCGATACGTCCCGGCAGCGTGCCACGCCATACGAATGAAGAGCGGGCCGTAGTGACCGTAGTCGGCCGGCCACCAGTCTTGCGACGTGGTCATCAATGCGACGAGATCATCCTTGACCGCTTTGAGATCGAGGCTGTTGAACTCACGCGCGTAATTAAAATCGGGACCCATTGGGTCGGAGAGCGCAGACGGCCGCTGCAGCACCGAAAGATCC
This genomic interval carries:
- the katG gene encoding catalase/peroxidase HPI; translated protein: MENTIVELSEADQGCPVKHVPLRPRVNIDWFPELLDLSVLQRPSALSDPMGPDFNYAREFNSLDLKAVKDDLVALMTTSQDWWPADYGHYGPLFIRMAWHAAGTYRIGDGRGGAGSGEQRFAPLNSWPDNANLDKARLLLWPLKQKYGRKISWADLMVLAGNCALESMGFGTFGFGGGRVDAWEPDENIYWGPEDTWLADKRYSGERELEKPLAAVQMGLIYVNPEGPNGEPDPLAAAVDIRETFGRMAMNDVETVALIAGGHTFGKAHGAADPGQYVGFGPAGAGIEEQNLGWRNSFGSGSGDDAITSGLEGAWTATPTRWNNEYFNNLFNYEWELTKSPAGGYQWTPKDGAGADTVPGAHDSSKRHAPIMFTTDLSLKVDPVYGPISKRFHENPQEFADAFAKAWYKLTHRDMGPISRYLGPEVPAEPQIWQDPVPAADRTPIDEQEIAALKSRILNSGLTVAQLVATAWASASTFRGTDKRGGANGARVRLTPQKDWGVNQPAELAKVLQTLEKVQADFNASLSGGKKVSLADTIVLGGCAAIERAAKSAGEDVKVTFAPGRTDATQENTDTESFAVLEPAADGFRNYLGSSHSRSPEQRLLDRANLLTLTAPEMTVLLGGLRVLGANTGASKHGVFTNREGTLTNDFFVNLLDLGTRWQPAGSTYVYEGKDRRTGEVKWTATNCDLIFGSNSQLRALAEVYAVEGDHFVRDFVAAWEKVMDLDRFDLAVPA